The following proteins are co-located in the Saccharomycodes ludwigii strain NBRC 1722 chromosome V, whole genome shotgun sequence genome:
- the SEC2 gene encoding guanine nucleotide exchange factor SEC2 (similar to Saccharomyces cerevisiae YNL272C | SEC2 | SECretory) — MTTVNHINSKDKKKEQEQVTNSPVKTTSNENPVDNDDSDRVEQQLETMSTKLLESIDKQSTLEKHLLDTQKQLKEKEISFSDYQKLKSDYSNLRKRFQKNELLLKEKKEEITKETNARKAAEEEVTKLRKEVEDLTASLFEEANKMVAEARKETYAKQMENKKLEEDLKEKQTLLDALNQQLKDLKKVMYLLENENVNLSSRKSLLQNSNAGDTSSMMTLERVATTGSYYNNGIKTNVIDISSVLFSPTPPGIRYDTELYNEFLKFIAVLPLVNSIIETKDDSKLLKRLIVNEIEPILKIEGARGIPWQFRNRIIPLMLDGLLIVEPISGINETYRNGTKLNLDSSKDTKLFNFPIDSPPVAVAGSCAFCGESRNDILEHGRLYYLKTLSKKDGTVTNNFPLCHYCLLKVRQSCDIFSFLRTLKDGIWNLEPVTLKGIGRGETSKYTSRYEKPNVNSKRKTKDIVQQQRVMREKRNKRKSFLGALSSLTSTTVYEPQVYLNKRQSSVNSVLSTSNGNISNDGLPSTNIQRAWIQLCKLRAVLNWTAIGIWSIDDSIQMKINPLSVSELEEMDAQQKSNHSSKVVDSIKRDTSERTASDSFNFEDPHEKAILDSETSANTLNKETEEKLKESEREAALNKLVGNENPNESPAVEENNSVVKNSLEEGSEADDSSLIIESVRKIDNDENASQKIDNNSNSSVIISTQDTPEINDKETASVIPVNKSIASFATARTAASNFIVNPESTKEKANEKRKQNRNTSVFDLSESVDSPSNESTISTEAPNSGDTATTSKIYSSKKSTSTAKLYDDLDALKKDFESTLNQDIE, encoded by the coding sequence ATGACAACCGTAAATCATATTAACtccaaagataaaaaaaaagaacaagaacaagTAACAAACAGTCCAGTTAAAACAACTTCCAATGAGAATCCCgttgataatgatgacAGCGATAGAGTTGAACAACAACTAGAAACAATGTCTActaaattattagaaagTATTGATAAACAGAGCACTTTGGAAAAACATTTGTTGGATACACAAAAACagttaaaagaaaaagaaatttccttttcagattatcaaaaattgaaatctGATTATTCCAATTTACGCAAGaggtttcaaaaaaatgaattgctattaaaagagaaaaaagaagaaataacCAAAGAAACTAATGCTAGAAAGGCGGCTGAGGAAGAGGTAACtaaattaagaaaagaagTTGAAGATTTAACCGCTTCCTTATTTGAAGAAGCCAATAAGATGGTTGCCGAGGCCAGAAAGGAAACATATGCAAAAcaaatggaaaataaaaagttggaAGAAgatttgaaagaaaaacagaCTTTGCTAGATGCTTTGAATcaacaattaaaagatttgaaaaaagttatGTATCTTCTAGAAAATGAGAATGTTAATTTAAGCAGTAGAAAGTcattattacaaaatagCAATGCAGGAGATACTTCCTCTATGATGACTTTGGAGAGAGTCGCAACAACTGGGTcctattataataatggtataAAAACTAATGTGATAGATATTTCAAGCGTCTTGTTTTCTCCAACACCCCCAGGGATACGTTATGACACAGAATTATataatgaatttttaaagtttattGCTGTTTTGCCATTGGTTAACTCAATAATAGAAACAAAAGATGATTCTAAACTATTGAAAAGATTAATTGTTAATGAAATTGAAccaatattgaaaattgaAGGTGCTAGAGGCATACCGTGGCAATTTCGAAACCGAATAATTCCATTAATGCTTGATGGTCTTTTAATTGTGGAGCCTATTAGTGGAATTAATGAAACTTATCGTAACGGCACAAAGTTGAATTTGGACAGTAGTAAAGATACAAAACTCTTCAATTTCCCTATTGATTCTCCGCCAGTAGCAGTAGCTGGTTCGTGCGCGTTTTGTGGCGAATCCAGGAATGATATTTTAGAGCACGGTAGGTTATACTATTTGAAAACATTATCTAAAAAAGATGGTACCgtaacaaataattttccATTATGTCATTACTGCTTGCTAAAAGTTAGACAATCTTGCGacattttttcatttttacgAACTTTAAAAGATGGTATATGGAATTTGGAGCCAGTTACTTTAAAAGGTATCGGCAGAGGAGAGACTTCCAAATATACCTCACGCTATGAAAAGCCGAACGTCAACTctaaaaggaaaacaaaagatattgttcaacaacaaagagTCATGagggaaaaaaggaataaaCGTAAAAGTTTTCTGGGTGCATTGAGTTCATTGACTTCCACCACTGTTTATGAACCTCAAGTCTACCTTAACAAAAGGCAATCCTCTGTAAACTCTGTTCTATCTACTTCAAATGGTAATATTAGTAACGATGGACTTCCTTCAACTAATATACAACGTGCTTGGATTCAATTATGTAAACTACGTGCTGTGTTAAATTGGACAGCCATTGGTATTTGGTCGATCGATGATTCAATtcaaatgaaaattaatCCCTTGAGTGTAAGCGAGTTAGAAGAAATGGATGCTCAACAAAAATCAAATCATAGTTCCAAAGTAGTAGACAGTATCAAACGCGATACTAGTGAAAGAACTGCTAGTGACTCGTTTAATTTTGAAGACCCGCATGAAAAAGCAATTTTGGATAGCGAAACTTCTGCAAATACACTAAATAAAGAAACTGAGGAAAAGTTAAAGGAGTCGGAACGTGAGGCtgctttaaataaattggttgGCAATGAAAATCCTAATGAATCTCCTGCTGTCGAGGAAAACAATTCAGTGGTTAAGAACTCTTTGGAAGAGGGCAGTGAGGCGGACGATTCTTCGTTAATTATTGAATCAGTAAGAAAGATTGATAATGACGAAAATGCGTCACAAAAGatagataataatagtaatagctCTGTTATAATATCAACCCAAGATACTCCTGaaataaatgataaagAAACAGCTTCTGTTATACCCGTCAACAAATCGATAGCTAGTTTTGCCACGGCAAGAACAGCTGCAAGTAATTTCATTGTTAATCCAGAAAGtaccaaagaaaaagcaaacgaaaaaagaaaacagaATAGAAACACTAGTGTATTTGATTTGAGTGAAAGTGTAGACTCACCTTCAAATGAAAGTACTATTTCTACAGAGGCTCCAAATTCTGGTGATACTGCGACTACTAGTAAGATTTACTCTTCCAAAAAGAGCACAAGTACTGCAAAATTATATGATGATCTGGAtgctttgaaaaaagacTTTGAATCAACATTAAATCAAGATATAGAATAA
- the BNI1 gene encoding formin BNI1 (similar to Saccharomyces cerevisiae YNL271C | BNI1 | Bud Neck Involved) has protein sequence MYKSIKSGSSTNSQGSLSKKDSLQSLKSNNSNSSHIGSSSGGLFSSLKKLTSSSSNSNLPQQQQHHHHSGIKKQDSKTSLSTKSVKNPKLSLDIDDNTNSTSATITPTHNSINSISKNINKDKKPLTKKHTYSYSNLNTPSSVEDNLSVNYQSRRSSSSVDNDSTLSRQFTNQSHNPSVYSYNTLTNLQKFIGPDGKVSLDKPPNPKDIDELFEELIQKRNFESLPLSAQQQLRQYSTDKKWLLVKQDLQAELRKLQRKPSSSSLSTAFTVSPSTAQNSNNITLSPLKTNAGNISTTTTTINNATNANNNNAYASSASSIRRHSHRNMYNLEKSSPTRSISVNTLDSGNTVNTNGSFYMFKDRNISTSTIASDPSQLPPDYYVRKLISDKITNKQLNDLWVSLRTQPLDWVLGFLSSQGHIAIANILLRLYKSGFTPSKKNNRTTTYESILTEEKLDAEALLFKCLKTILNLREGADEASGSKLIISTIVEGLLSLRIQTRRMASEMLTFIVEWNNHENFQLVLEALDQSSSITSNIHLQARLMMPNKRKSFLLDTLRSNLELSDTHVVKKFEEWLLVLEYSLDGRGKLGSLVGASDDYKNGGENALLEYCYLTLILINQLCNIPDDVNQRTLLRSRFKTCGFSRIMQKLELLNYEPLNEQLRIFEDRTADDYNKLVSNKVLKENIDMDNPVDMLNTLWEHYKETDAGRYLISLMQHVFISATKFSNENDPTEVNKHLRLLDSLVSNATMSSLDSESSFNMAIQRLYDAMQTDEVARRAILESRELSKRFDEVKGERDYLYEKLQKSQDGLVGNLQQELKERDIILEKNKRVTETLHAEIEDLKKKMLLEKHKYELEKVVSSSTNVDNDTAEYYDFSEKIRHPSRIDPEKVKVIQSLLEKKHMSRDLSSITDISNKYDSATSFSRKKSNDRLRMLRDKMQDIENEARMLEGTNFIDDHGERRVATLEQMDSDTKKQYKLSSPISVQKTALANEKNIAALSKLDFLRQKLAAIQNESNDVTKFNVDARVDELFQKQKLTALGRLRDLQNNFKNLDFTGHEDLLNAIQQDADDMEYHSLDPGKINSRMEKLNNLLLELNDKMENVEKEQVDPDVSSTDDDDDDDDDEYDDAEEDTVRNSVSTSFIASLSDKYGSTPISSRRTSVIEQSNPDSIIKDYKNTGRQNFIKRVKRSSINHNSMVSADFGSVVYSNGADISQGRHLSKGSYLLPDSNESVLISDSESANSESKMKNTINKQDEITGTKNINKSASVDIPATSNMIENTSSEKSIPTPPPPPPPPLPPIFNKGDNAQKSAEVSIPTPPPPPPPLPPKLGGSNSAISSSSPPPPPPPPPPYPNKSDNGAALPPPPPPPMMQGKLSYRSPVSSATFPFSPLFDSYPRPKKKLKQLHWEKIDNTGESFWKDANAQKLADDLYEKGVLSKLEEAFAAREIKNLAKRRKEDLDKVTFLSRDISQQFGINLHMFASLKVDKVVEKILKCEKDFLNSASVIEFLSKQEICNVSINLAKNFSPYTTDWEGVSKVEDAKLPEKDPNELQRADQLFLALIVNLQSYWSSRMRAIKLITTFEKEYSDLVGKVRKMDKAVAAVRNSSNLRGVLDVILAVGNFMNDTSKQARGFKLSTLQRLTFIKDDKNTMTFLNYVEFIIRQNYPEFNGFLKDLEPVLEVVKISVDQLIYDCKEYSNNVNNVIKSIEIGNLSDSSKFHPHDKVLYKVTPLLPDAKSKSQLLTDEVMLTMMEFENLMQLFSEDSDDKFAKNSFFKKFADFIAEYKKAQAYNLKIEEEEKSYERRKKLVEEQQRKINESITNSQNRSLNGDMDNDNNSSEANERDVMDKLLDKLKKSGPTKGDASSARRRALTRKRLAGSNSSDSTSILDNFDVDDNSDSSLIYSPEKKISPEKDRESNSRKNTLTSSNDNILFMINENIDVIEDEKPEPIGALDPEHENKRTEKKDSTEDDKISARAKTLLNGLRSKQPEDRRGLTEEERKNLRAMHRKTRSENSNRLLFSTGNTNETVDIDTTHRYTNNRYSTPTLENILDDGESRISSLEEEGVEDKLDTSMRKDEEEVDESDQTFNTFND, from the coding sequence ATGTATAAATCTATCAAAAGCGGTTCCTCAACAAACTCGCAAGGATCCTTATCCAAAAAAGATAGTTTACAATCCctaaaaagtaataatagcaatagtaGTCATATAGGAAGTTCAAGTGGTGGCTTATTTTCCAGTTTGAAAAAGCTAACCTCTTCTTCCTCCAATTCAAATTTaccacaacaacaacagcatcatcatcactctggaataaaaaaacaagattcCAAAACCTCATTGTCCACCAAATCTGTCAAAAATCCAAAATTATCATTGGATATCGACGATAATACCAATTCTACTAGTGCAACAATAACGCCAACACACAACAGTATCAATAGCATTTCTAAAAACATCAACAAGGATAAAAAACCCCTTACCAAAAAACATACATATTCATACAGTAACTTAAACACTCCATCATCTGTAGAAGATAATTTATCTGTTAATTACCAGTCTAGAAGATCTTCTTCATCGGTAGATAATGACTCAACGTTATCTAGACAGTTCACCAACCAAAGCCATAATCCTAGTGTTTATTCCTATAATACGCTAACAAATTTACAGAAATTTATCGGTCCGGATGGCAAAGTTAGCTTAGATAAACCACCCAATCCTAAAGACATTGATGAGCTATTTGAGGAGCTGATCCAAAAGAGAAATTTCGAAAGTTTACCGTTAAGCGCTCAACAACAGTTGAGACAATATAGCACGGACAAAAAATGGCTGTTGGTTAAGCAGGACTTACAAGCGGAGTTAAGAAAACTACAAAGAAAACCCTCGTCTTCTTCTTTGTCAACAGCATTCACAGTGTCACCATCGACAGCTCAAAATTCAAACAATATTACACTCTCACCTCTTAAAACAAATGCAGGTAATATTtcgacaacaacaacaactatTAACAATGCTACTAatgccaataataataacgcaTATGCTTCTAGTGCCTCCTCAATTCGTCGCCACTCGCATAGAAACATGTacaatttagaaaaaagcTCACCAACAAGGTCAATATCGGTCAATACATTAGATAGCGGTAATACAGTTAATACCAATGGAAGTTTTTACATGTTTAAAGATCGTAATATTAGCACAAGTACGATTGCATCAGATCCATCTCAATTACCGCCAGATTATTATGTAAGGAAATTGATATCAGACAAAAtcacaaataaacaattgaATGACCTATGGGTTTCTTTAAGAACCCAACCACTAGATTGGGTGCTAGGGTTTTTGAGTTCACAAGGTCATATAGCAATTGCCAATATTTTGTTAAGGCTGTATAAGTCAGGTTTCACTCcctctaaaaaaaataatagaacAACAACATATGAAAGCATTTTAACTGAAGAAAAACTAGATGCAGAAGCTTTGTTATTCAAGTGTTTGAAGACTATTTTGAATTTACGAGAGGGGGCAGATGAGGCCTCGGGCTccaaattaattattagcACTATTGTTGAAGGGTTATTGTCTTTAAGAATACAGACGCGTCGTATGGCCAGTGAAATGCTAACATTTATTGTTGAGTGGAATAACCACGAAAATTTCCAATTGGTTTTGGAAGCTTTGGACCAAAGTTCTTCGATAACGAGTAACATTCATTTGCAAGCCAGGTTGATGATGCctaacaaaagaaaatcatttttactGGATACTTTAAGGTCAAATTTGGAATTATCGGATACTCATGTTGTTAAAAAGTTTGAGGAATGGTTATTAGTCTTGGAATATAGTTTGGATGGACGTGGCAAACTAGGCTCGTTGGTTGGTGCATCTGACGACTATAAAAATGGAGGTGAAAATGCATTATTGGAATATTGCTATTTAACTTTAATACTTATCAACCAACTTTGTAATATACCAGACGATGTTAATCAAAGAACTCTACTAAGATCAAGATTCAAAACCTGCGGATTTTCTAGAATTATGCAAAAATTGGAACTGCTAAACTATGAACCTCTTAATGAACAGTTACGAATATTTGAAGACAGAACTGCAGATGATTATAATAAGCTAGTTTCAAACAAAgtgttaaaagaaaatattgatatGGACAACCCTGTTGATATGTTAAACACTTTGTGGGAACATTATAAAGAAACTGATGCTGGTAGGTACTTAATATCATTGATGCAACACGTATTCATATCTGCTaccaaattttcaaatgaAAACGATCCTACAGAAGTAAATAAACACCTAAGGTTGTTGGATTCTTTGGTTTCTAATGCAACTATGTCAAGTCTGGATAGCGAATCTTCATTCAATATGGCTATTCAAAGGCTATACGACGCTATGCAAACAGATGAAGTTGCTCGTAGGGCTATATTAGAGTCCAGAGAACTATCGAAGAGGTTTGACGAGGTTAAAGGTGAAAGAGATTATTTATATGAAAAACTTCAAAAGTCGCAGGATGGGCTGGTAGGTAACTTGCAGCAGGAGCTAAAAGAACGTGATATTATcttagaaaaaaacaaaagggTGACTGAAACTTTGCATGCTGAAATTGAggatttgaagaaaaaaatgttattagAAAAACATAAATACGAATTAGAAAAAGTCGTAAGTAGCAGCACTAACGTGGATAATGATACAGCAGAATATTACGATTTTAGTGAGAAAATTAGACATCCATCGAGAATTGATCCAGAAAAAGTTAAGGTTATTCAAAGTCTGTTGGAGAAGAAACATATGAGTAGAGATCTAAGTAGCATAACTGAcatttcaaataaatatgacAGTGCAACTAGCTTTAGCAGGAAGAAATCAAATGATAGATTGAGAATGTTAAGAGACAAGATGCAAGATATTGAAAACGAAGCGCGCATGCTAGAAGGTACTAATTTTATTGATGATCATGGGGAAAGACGTGTAGCCACATTAGAACAAATGGATTCGGATACCAAAAAACAGTATAAATTGTCCTCTCCAATTTCTGTTCAAAAGACTGCTTTAGCTAATGAAAAGAATATTGCGGCGCTATCAAAGTTGGACTTTTTGCGTCAAAAATTAGCAGCTATTCAAAATGAAAGCAATGATGTGACTAAATTTAATGTAGATGCTAGGGTTGATGAATTAttccaaaaacaaaagttgACAGCATTGGGTAGATTGAGAGATTTacaaaacaattttaagAATTTAGATTTTACTGGTCATGAGGACTTGTTAAATGCTATCCAACAAGATGCGGACGACATGGAATATCATTCTTTGGATCctggaaaaataaattcgagaatggaaaaattaaacaacttgttattggaattaaatgataaaatggaaaatgtTGAAAAGGAACAGGTTGATCCTGATGTATCTTCTAccgatgatgatgatgatgatgatgatgatgagtATGATGATGCTGAAGAGGATACTGTTCGTAATTCTGTTTCTACCTCTTTTATTGCATCATTATCTGATAAATATGGCTCTACTCCGATTTCTTCCAGAAGGACTTCAGTTATTGAGCAGTCAAATCCAGATAGTATTATTAaggattataaaaatactgGCCGccaaaactttattaagAGGGTTAAGAGATCTAGTATCAATCATAATTCTATGGTTTCTGCAGATTTTGGAAGTGTGGTCTATTCGAATGGGGCAGATATATCACAAGGGAGACATCTTTCGAAGGGGTCATATTTACTTCCAGACTCTAATGAAAGCGTTCTTATTTCTGATAGCGAATCTGCTAATTCGGAGagtaaaatgaaaaacactataaataaacaagatGAGATCACTGGTACTaagaatataaataaatcggCATCCGTTGATATCCCTGCTACGAGTAATATGATTGAAAATACTAGTAGTGAAAAATCTATTCCaacaccaccaccaccacctcCTCCACCATTACCtcctatttttaataaggGTGACAATGCTCAGAAATCAGCTGAAGTTTCTATTCCaacaccaccaccacctcCACCACCATTACCTCCTAAATTGGGTGGATCCAATTCAGCtatatcatcatcatcaccaccccctcctcctcctcctcctcctccaTATCCAAATAAATCAGACAATGGTGCTGCGCTACCGCCACCACCTCCTCCTCCGATGATGCAAGGTAAGTTATCTTATAGGTCGCCAGTATCATCAGCTACTTTTCCATTCTCACCGTTATTTGATAGCTATCCACGTCCTAAAAAGAAGTTAAAGCAATTGCACTGGGAAAAAATTGACAATACAGGAGAATCCTTTTGGAAAGATGCTAACGCACAAAAATTGGCTGATGACTTATATGAAAAGGGTGTGTTATCCAAGCTAGAAGAAGCATTTGCTGCTAGAGAAATCAAGAATCTGGCTAAAAGGAGGAAGGAAGATTTGGATAAAGTGACCTTTTTGTCAAGAGATATTTCACAGCAATTTGGTATTAACTTGCACATGTTTGCATCTTTGAAGGTGGATAAAGTGGTAGAAAAGATTTTGAAATgtgaaaaagattttttgaaCTCTGCTAGTGtcattgaatttttatcaaaacaagaaatttGTAATGTGTCTATTAACTTGGCTAAGAATTTTTCACCATATACCACTGATTGGGAAGGTGTATCGAAAGTGGAAGATGCTAAGCTGCCTGAAAAGGACCCAAATGAGCTACAAAGGGCCGATCAACTTTTCTTGGCATTAATAGTTAATTTGCAATCTTATTGGTCGTCACGTATGAGGGCAATTAAATTGATAACGACATTTGAAAAAGAGTACTCGGACCTAGTGGGGAAAGTGAGAAAAATGGATAAAGCTGTTGCTGCAGTTAGGAACTCTTCTAACTTGCGTGGTGTTTTAGATGTTATATTGGCAGTTGGTAATTTTATGAACGATACGTCGAAACAAGCTCGTGGGTTTAAACTAAGCACTCTTCAACGATTAACCTTTATTAAAGATGACAAAAATACCAtgacttttttaaattatgttGAGTTTATTATTCGACAAAACTATCCTGAATTTAATGGTTTTTTGAAAGATTTAGAACCAGTATTGGAGGTTGTTAAAATTTCCGTTGACCAGTTAATATATGATTGTAAAGAATATTctaataatgttaataatgTGATTAAAAGTATTGAGATTGGTAACTTGAGCGATTCTTCCAAATTTCATCCACACGATAAAGTATTGTATAAGGTTACACCACTTTTACCTGATGCCAAAAGCAAGAGCCAATTACTAACAGATGAAGTGATGTTAACAATGAtggaatttgaaaatttaatgCAACTGTTTAGTGAAGATTCAGATGACAAATTTGCTAagaattcattttttaagaaatttGCCGATTTTATTGCTGAATATAAAAAGGCCCAAGCATACAACTTGAAgattgaagaagaagaaaaatcaTACGAAAGACGTAAGAAATTAGTAGAGGAACAACAAAGGAAGATCAATGAAAGCATAACTAATTCTCAAAATAGATCTTTAAACGGTGACATGGATAACGACAATAATTCCTCGGAAGCAAATGAACGTGATGTTATGGACAAACTATTggacaaattaaaaaaatctgGACCAACAAAGGGGGATGCTTCTTCAGCCAGAAGAAGGGCGCTCACCAGAAAGAGACTAGCTGGATCGAACAGTTCGGATTCTACGTCGATACTAGATAATTTTGACGTTGATGATAATTCAGATTCCTCATTAATTTATTCTCCCGAAAAGAAGATTTCTCCTGAAAAGGATAGAGAGTCTAACTCAAGAAAAAACACATTAACGTCCTCAAACGataacattttatttatgaTTAACGAGAACATTGATGTTATTGAAGATGAGAAGCCAGAACCAATTGGTGCTCTGGATCCGGAacatgaaaataaaagaaccgagaaaaaagattctACTGAAGATGATAAGATCTCTGCTAGAGCCAAGACTTTATTGAACGGTTTAAGAAGCAAACAACCTGAAGATAGACGCGGCCTaacagaagaagaaagaaagaatttAAGGGCTATGCATAGAAAAACACGTTCTGAAAACAGCAATAGACTGTTATTTTCTACAGGGAATACTAACGAAACAGTTGATATTGATACCACTCACCGTTATACCAATAACAGGTATTCAACGCCTacattggaaaatattttagatGATGGGGAATCAAGGATATCTTCATTAGAAGAGGAAGGCGTGGAAGATAAACTAGATACTAGCATGAGaaaagatgaagaagaagtgGACGAATCTGACCAGACATTTAATACCTTTAATGACTag